One stretch of Tepidibacter hydrothermalis DNA includes these proteins:
- a CDS encoding pyridoxal phosphate-dependent aminotransferase, with amino-acid sequence MELSIKHSNISSSLTLAISAKAKKMQEDGIEVISFSVGEPDFNTPENIRNKAIDVINNNNIGYTAASGMPALKEAICNKLKVDNNLCYNPKEIIVSNGAKHSLYNIFQAICNPEDEVIISSPYWVSYPELVKMAGAKPILIECDEANDFKYNIDDLKKNINNKTKAILLNSPSNPTGSVYTLEELKAISKLAVENNIIVISDEIYEKLIYDNQKHISIASLNENIKELTIVVNGLSKCCAMTGWRIGYTASNEKIATIMSNIQSHATSNPNTIAQYAAIEALEGNQSAIEYMRNEFDERRKKMVELINDIPCISCNMPKGAFYVMVNISKVIGKKLGNCDMKSSMDFANYLLENSHVAVVPGIAFGNDNYIRLSYATSQENIVEGLDRIKKALSNI; translated from the coding sequence ATGGAACTTTCAATTAAGCATAGTAATATTTCATCATCATTAACTTTAGCTATAAGTGCTAAAGCTAAAAAGATGCAAGAAGATGGTATTGAGGTGATAAGTTTTAGTGTAGGAGAACCCGACTTCAATACTCCTGAAAACATAAGAAACAAAGCTATCGATGTAATTAATAACAATAATATAGGGTATACAGCAGCTTCTGGTATGCCAGCTCTTAAAGAGGCTATATGTAATAAGTTAAAAGTAGACAATAACCTTTGCTATAATCCTAAAGAGATAATTGTATCTAATGGTGCAAAACATTCTTTGTATAATATATTCCAAGCTATTTGCAATCCCGAAGATGAGGTTATTATATCTAGTCCATACTGGGTAAGCTATCCTGAATTAGTTAAAATGGCTGGAGCTAAACCTATATTGATTGAATGTGATGAAGCGAATGATTTTAAATACAATATTGATGATTTAAAGAAAAATATAAATAATAAAACTAAGGCTATATTATTAAATAGTCCATCTAATCCTACAGGATCTGTATATACACTAGAAGAGTTAAAAGCAATATCAAAGTTAGCTGTAGAAAATAATATAATAGTAATTTCTGATGAAATTTACGAAAAACTTATATATGATAATCAAAAGCATATAAGTATAGCTTCATTAAATGAAAATATAAAAGAATTAACTATAGTTGTAAATGGATTATCAAAATGCTGTGCTATGACTGGATGGAGAATAGGATATACAGCTTCTAATGAAAAAATAGCTACTATAATGTCTAATATTCAAAGTCATGCTACATCAAACCCTAATACTATAGCTCAATATGCTGCAATTGAAGCTTTAGAAGGCAATCAATCTGCAATTGAATATATGAGAAATGAGTTTGATGAAAGAAGAAAAAAAATGGTTGAACTTATAAATGATATACCATGTATTTCATGTAATATGCCTAAAGGTGCGTTTTATGTAATGGTTAATATATCAAAAGTTATAGGTAAAAAACTAGGAAACTGTGATATGAAAAGTTCTATGGATTTTGCAAACTATTTATTAGAAAATTCTCATGTAGCTGTTGTCCCTGGAATTGCTTTTGGAAATGACAATTATATTAGATTATCATATGCAACGTCTCAGGAAAATATAGTAGAAGGTTTAGATAGAATAAAAAAAGCTTTGTCTAATATATAA
- a CDS encoding dipeptidase, producing the protein MKYKIIDSHCDSITRIEDNNLSFDDNNITHINLNKLLKSNVKIQFMAVYIDYNIPFPECYFKALKYINKLYEYEKNSSNIRIIKDKSDLNYVMNNENVVGIIISIEGAHIIDDNIEIIKSLNILGVKSLTLTWNYKNKVACGTMENIDFGLTDFGKDVIATMNNLNMIIDVSHSSYKTFYDVLQLTKQPIIASHSLSNYINEHKRNLTDAQIKEISKLDGIIGINFYEEFVGKNKDINSLVDHIDRIVHIGGSNCVGFGSDFDGCKVIDPLKDCTYLYLIIDELLKRNYNNDLIEKIYYKNYLNLLSKFY; encoded by the coding sequence ATGAAATATAAAATAATAGATAGCCATTGTGATAGTATAACAAGAATAGAAGACAACAATTTATCTTTCGATGATAATAATATTACCCATATAAATCTGAATAAATTGTTAAAATCTAATGTTAAAATTCAATTTATGGCTGTGTATATAGATTATAACATTCCTTTTCCAGAATGTTATTTTAAAGCGTTAAAGTATATAAATAAATTATATGAATATGAAAAAAACAGTAGTAATATACGAATAATAAAAGACAAAAGTGATTTGAATTACGTTATGAATAATGAAAATGTAGTAGGAATTATTATTTCAATAGAAGGTGCTCATATAATAGACGACAATATAGAAATAATAAAATCATTAAATATATTAGGAGTAAAATCATTAACTCTAACATGGAACTACAAAAATAAAGTGGCTTGTGGTACGATGGAAAATATAGATTTTGGATTAACTGATTTTGGTAAAGATGTTATAGCTACTATGAATAATCTAAATATGATAATAGATGTTTCTCACTCTTCTTATAAAACGTTCTATGATGTACTGCAGTTGACCAAACAACCTATAATAGCTTCTCATTCTTTAAGTAATTACATAAATGAACATAAAAGAAATTTAACAGATGCTCAAATAAAAGAAATTTCTAAACTTGATGGAATAATAGGTATTAATTTTTATGAAGAATTTGTTGGAAAAAATAAAGATATAAATTCATTAGTAGATCATATAGACCGAATAGTACACATAGGCGGAAGTAACTGTGTAGGATTTGGATCGGATTTTGATGGATGTAAAGTTATAGATCCTTTGAAAGACTGTACTTATTTATACTTGATAATAGATGAACTATTAAAGAGAAATTATAATAATGATTTAATAGAAAAAATATATTATAAGAATTATTTAAATTTACTATCTAAATTTTACTAA
- a CDS encoding tyrosine-type recombinase/integrase, translated as MEGLSEYEYALFKEFSRKLKPLSRSDYLNKLILFKSTLNDKDLLSINTNESKQFIEHVNNIYAKSTCEKIYSYLHSFYNFLVKENHIQNNPFANINKPYVSRIKNKNDVLSLDELNKLISIFPNLNKRDRAIISFLISTGCLLNELISLKWKDLMVDNKNNYSCKIGTQKKERIVELPPSCWNLIMDYKESKDINSMNDLVFTSRNSNTITDRNIRLIVKNALSLAGLSNYSAKDFRHSFATFSLKSGIKDESLKQKLGWSDKNYAMRYKYVINFVDSDDIDYIIDDDQSNIYKSKK; from the coding sequence ATGGAGGGTTTATCAGAATACGAATATGCACTATTCAAGGAATTTTCTAGAAAGCTTAAACCTCTAAGTAGATCTGATTATTTAAACAAATTAATTTTATTTAAATCAACTTTAAATGATAAGGATTTGCTAAGTATAAACACTAATGAAAGTAAGCAATTCATAGAACATGTAAATAATATTTATGCTAAATCAACTTGCGAAAAAATATATAGTTATTTACATAGTTTCTATAATTTTTTAGTAAAAGAAAATCATATACAAAATAACCCTTTTGCTAATATAAATAAACCTTATGTATCTAGAATTAAAAATAAAAATGATGTATTAAGTCTGGATGAATTAAACAAATTAATATCTATATTTCCTAACTTAAATAAAAGAGACAGAGCTATAATTTCTTTCTTAATTAGTACAGGATGTTTATTAAATGAGTTAATAAGTTTAAAATGGAAAGATTTAATGGTTGATAATAAAAATAATTATTCGTGTAAAATAGGAACTCAAAAAAAAGAACGTATAGTGGAACTACCTCCATCCTGCTGGAATTTGATTATGGACTATAAAGAATCTAAAGATATTAATAGTATGAATGATTTGGTTTTTACAAGTAGAAATAGTAATACTATTACTGATAGAAATATACGCCTTATAGTAAAAAATGCTTTATCACTAGCTGGTCTTAGTAACTATTCAGCAAAAGATTTTAGACACTCTTTTGCCACATTTTCTCTCAAATCTGGAATAAAAGATGAAAGTCTGAAACAAAAACTAGGATGGAGTGATAAAAACTATGCAATGAGATATAAATATGTGATTAATTTTGTAGATAGTGATGATATTGACTATATTATAGATGATGATCAATCAAATATATACAAATCAAAAAAATAA